The DNA region CGTTTTTTATACTCCTTTGATCCTCATCAAAGTTCGATAAAATATTAATCATAGCAATGACTAATAATAATCAAAGGAGGAATGATGGCACGTTTTGAGAAACCTCTTACAATCTGCGCCTGGAGCAAGAAAGTTAAGATTGATGACAATTGGCTTAGTCTCGAAGAATTTCTTTATGAAGTTTTACACATCGACTTCTCACACGGCATAAGTCCAGAGATGGCAGAGAAAGTTCAAAGAGAAACTAAGGAAGCCTTGAAAGCTTCTGCTGATTCACCTTAAGGGCCTGACGTGTACTTTCAATTAAGTCCATATCTCCAAGTAGAATGCGAAGATCGAGTGACCTTAGAAAGTACTTCTCTGCCTCGTTATGAAGATGCTGATCAAATTTACATTTACCAAGGTGTTGGTAAGCAAAACTTAGATAATAACGAACACCTTCATCAGTGCTCTTTGAGCAGATATCTAACGCCTTTGTAAAAAGTTTTTCCGCTTTACCAAATTTTCCCATCCAATGATATACACTTCCAAGACGAAGAGTTGAAACCACAAGAGAGAGAAGAACTCTATTATCTTTAAAGATTTGATAAGCTTCTTTTAAGCTCTTTTCCGACTCTTCTAACTGCCAAGTAATTCGCTGATAAGTTCCGGCCAAAGACAGAAGAGACGCGCGATCGATTTGATGACTTTGCTCTTTCGCCTTTTCTAAAATAAAGAGAATCCCCTTATTCATCTCCCCTATATCATCCGCTTCTTCTCTGAGGTTTTCGAGCATACTATAATTCATATTGTAGGGAATATCAGATATCTTCATCATGGTGATTGAATCTCTTTCAATAAATCTTCAAAATTAGAAACACCATAGTAGGACATTTTAATTTCAAGCTCTCGCGCGATCTCTTTTAAAAGAGAAGGTCCTTGAAAAATAAAGGCCGAATAAATTTGAAGTGCACGCCCCCCGTTTTTCCAGTACTCCCACATTTGATCAAAATGAGAAAAGCCACCTATACCAATGAACTCGACTTCTGGTGTTTCTTTTAAATGATCCAAGCATAGGGAACGAACGTGATGGGCCTTTTCATAAAGTAGCTTTCCTGAGACGCCACCAATTCCCCTCTCAGGCATAATCGTTGTATTTGTGGCCATCAGTCCTTCGAGTTTATATTTCTTTACAACTTCAATAATAGAAGGAAGATCTTCAGTATTAATATCTGGAGCAATTTTTAAATATAAGGGACAGTCTTGTTCTTTTCTTAGATCTTCTAATGCCTTAAAAATTTCTTCAAGTTCACTGGCCTTTTGTAAATCGCGAAGTCCTGGAGTGTTGGGCGAAGAAACATTGACGACTAAATAATCAGCAAGCCCAGCAAATTTTCGATAAAGCTTTTGATAATCTCGTGGTGCTTCTTTGTCTGGAGTTAGCTTATTCTTGCCAAGATTAATTCCTAATGGTCTTTTATTACGATTTGCTCCCATCACATTATCAAATAGGACATCGGCCCCTTCATTATTAAAGCCCATACAATTTCGAAGAGACTCCTCTTCAATATAGCGAAAAAGCCTTGGCCTTTCATTTCCAGCTTGAGCAAGTGGTGTTACCGTCCCAACTTCAACTGCACCGAAAAATATACGAGAGAAAAAATCAATGGCCTCTCCATTTTTATCTAGGCCCGCAGCAAGACCCACAGGAAATTTCCAGCGATTGCGACCGACTTGAAGTTCAAACTTAGAAACCTCACTATCTAGTTCGCCCTGAACAAAAGAAAGCAAATGAGGATAATGGGCCAAGAGATTAAGAGAGAGAGTATGCGCCTTTTCTGCATCCATAGAAAAGGCCATTTTTTTGAAAAGTTGGTAGGCAAAGTTCATAGATATCCTTAATAGAGCTGAACGAAGTCTCCTTCATGAACAGATCCTCCCGAGTGTAAAATGGCCACAGAACCATCTTTTCCAACATAATCGATAATTTCAATGGTTCCTTTTACTTCACCTTTTGAAACACCAATTAAAGCACCAGTCTCAGGATCATAAATCTCCTGCCCTTCAGTAATCACTTTTAAAATATCACCAATATTAATTCCTGACTCACGTCCGGCATTAAGATAGATTTTATTCCCCATAATCTTTGCTACACGCCCGACCCAATCAAGCTTCGCCGAAATATCGAGAACCTTCGGGATCGCTCTTCTAACAGCGACTTTAACTGCATAACGCAAGAGATCTCTACGGTACTGAAGTTTTGATTCTCTATCGGATACAAAAAAGCGAAATGAACTATCATCGGCATAACCGTTAAGTGTATCTGTATAGATTTCTTTATTTCCGTTAACATCAAAGATTCTGATTTCAACTTTACTTTCAGTATAGGACTTCGTCTCACGAACGAGTCCGATCTCATCTGTCTTCTCACGAATTCGCGCTTCAATAACACGACCAAAGATAACGAAATTTAACCCTTGAACTTTTGCCTTACGAGAAAGTTGAACAAGTTTAACCCCGCCTCCAGCATAAATTTCTTTTGAATTACCAAAAATCTTTTTGGCCATTGGATCAATGATGAACTCACCTGTACGAGATAATTCTCTTAAAAGCTCGTTTGTAGCAGTAATACCTAAGTCCTTACCGCCATAAGGAGATTCATTAAAAAATGTTAAAAGAGCGACACGTTTTTTCACTCCATTGAAATATTGCCTAGGATTTTGTCTTGGTCTTTTACCGTGATCAGTTCTTTGAATCACTTGATTAGCACAAGAACTCCACACAAATAAACCGAGTATTAGAATCAGATTTCTACATCTACCTTGCAACATGAACTCTATCCTTGAGATACATTATTAATTATTGCTGAGTTTTTTTGCCTTGAGACAAATCCCTCATTACTAGTATAAAAGGATTTTGCTCATCTTCAAAACCTAGGACACGAGTTTCCTGTTCAATAGATTTATTTTTGAGTCCTTTCAATAGATCAAAGAGAACTTGATTCTCCCCTCGGTACTCCACTTGAAGAATTGTTTCATTGGCACCAATCGAGAGAACATCTGTCGACAATCTAAGTGTGACACCCTTAGTTTGAAGATACTTACTAAAACTCTCAACTTCTCCTACTGAACGAAATCCTCTAAGCTTGAGTTGTACTCTCTTTTTTTCATTGAGCATTTCGGCCAGAGATTTCTTGATATCTTTAAAGCGATTCATCGGTAAACGATAAACAAGACTTGCAGAGTTTGAACTCAACTCGTGCTCATCAGAAAATGAGAAGCTCGCTTTTTCAGTAATAAAGTCATAATAATTGACAATTTTCTTAGAGTTTAGATCTTGAAGAATAAAGTCCCCATCAAAGATAAGGTTACGCTTCATCACAAGTTCATCGTCCCCTGTCTTTTTGATATCAACTCTGATTTTTAACCAGAGAGATTGTTTTAGCTCATCATCCATATTCATAATGGCCATGGTTGTATTCTCTTGGAGTACACCCTTGTCTTTATCAAAATAGGCAGTCGCTTCAACAGGAATCTTGAGGTAATTTACAAGCTTTTCTTTCATTGACTCATCAGCGACAATAACATCTTTAACAACGCCATTTAATGATTGTAGAAGCCAATTTCTCCAATACTGATGAATAACATTCGTAAAATCTTTTTCAAGCTTAACACCGAGATCAGTCCAGCTCATATCTTGTAATTTGAAATCAACTGTTACAAAGAGGTTGTTAAAACTTCTAAAGTCTTCAGTTCTAGTGAAATCATAATAGAGTTCAGTCAAGAGCTTCTTATTCACCTTGGCAGAAACATTCATATAACGAGATTGGGCCATTTGAGTCGAGCGAGTCATCTTTCTTACCGAATAAGATGAGATCACTCTTTCAATGCGACCAAAGCGCGATTTTAAATTCAGTTTTTTAACTCTTAGAGCATCTTCAAAGTCTTTTCTAACTTTAGTCGAAACTTCTTTATCCTCTTCAATTCCAAACTTCTCTTTCAAGTTATTTTGAACTAACTGAAATTCCGCTTCAAATTTTTCATTGTAGCGAGTCCAAAAGTTTTGAGAATCAAGTCCAAGCTTTTTCATTTCTTTTGTAATGACATCAGTAAAAGCTTGATAGAGCAATTGCTTCTTAACAAACGTCAGAGAGTCATCCTCGTGAGAGTAAAATCTCCCCTCTCCATCTGTATATTGTCCAGCTGAAAAACTAGAAATACTTACAGTCATCATTACTAGTGTTAAAATCCATTTTACCATTTTATGCATCCCTACAAAAATTTATTGAATTGTATTTATATCTTCTAAGCGCCCATCAACGATGAATTTCACTCCATTCTCATTGAGAACCTCGTTTACCTTTGCCGCCAATTTTGGCGTAGGATTGACGAGATAATCTTCACCAAGAGGAAGTCGCGCTCGACCATTCTCATGTTCAAAGATAATGTGCATTGGCACACTACCACGATAACTTAGAAGAACTCTTTTTAAGCTCTCAAGTTTGTATTCATTGAACTTATCAATATTAACATTAATTCGTACTGAAGTAACCCTTGTCTCGGCCTGGTCTTTGAGCTTTTGAATTTTTGTTGGAAAAATCTTTCTCGGATCTTCCGA from Halobacteriovorax sp. GB3 includes:
- a CDS encoding tetratricopeptide repeat protein → MMKISDIPYNMNYSMLENLREEADDIGEMNKGILFILEKAKEQSHQIDRASLLSLAGTYQRITWQLEESEKSLKEAYQIFKDNRVLLSLVVSTLRLGSVYHWMGKFGKAEKLFTKALDICSKSTDEGVRYYLSFAYQHLGKCKFDQHLHNEAEKYFLRSLDLRILLGDMDLIESTRQALKVNQQKLSRLP
- the pyrD gene encoding dihydroorotate dehydrogenase (quinone); protein product: MNFAYQLFKKMAFSMDAEKAHTLSLNLLAHYPHLLSFVQGELDSEVSKFELQVGRNRWKFPVGLAAGLDKNGEAIDFFSRIFFGAVEVGTVTPLAQAGNERPRLFRYIEEESLRNCMGFNNEGADVLFDNVMGANRNKRPLGINLGKNKLTPDKEAPRDYQKLYRKFAGLADYLVVNVSSPNTPGLRDLQKASELEEIFKALEDLRKEQDCPLYLKIAPDINTEDLPSIIEVVKKYKLEGLMATNTTIMPERGIGGVSGKLLYEKAHHVRSLCLDHLKETPEVEFIGIGGFSHFDQMWEYWKNGGRALQIYSAFIFQGPSLLKEIARELEIKMSYYGVSNFEDLLKEIQSP